The Glycine soja cultivar W05 chromosome 8, ASM419377v2, whole genome shotgun sequence genome has a window encoding:
- the LOC114423769 gene encoding F-box/kelch-repeat protein At3g24760-like, producing MMTDITNLSTDLIELILSLLPIPTLIRASTVCKLWHSIISSSSFSTLSNHLKQPWFFLHGIHNISSKNNQSFAFDPSSNTWFLLPTPQHHHQSQYQSNTSFIGTSSFFFITAPNFLYTPILHPSWHPTPPLHFPRINPLLGVFHDAKDQNFGHHPKFIVVGGVKFIGNLVDIEDRLDVEIYDPLVGSWELGPPLPPDFRSGNSSSSLSSALFRGKFYVFGIYSCFVSSFDLHKRVWSDVHTLRPRHEVVFSFLVACREMLVLAGVCNFPHGSSSFVLWKVDERTMWFTQIDVMPHDLLCSLFDGDEDDKFASLKCVGLGDLIYVFNEDYHRMYPACVCEIDGESGRCVWRRVPQLPSLMSRFHKVVSFCSTVSLYSILGERQLPGLQY from the coding sequence ATGATGACAGATATCACAAACCTAAGCACAGACCTCATAGAGCTGATCCTGTCCCTCCTCCCAATCCCAACCTTAATCAGAGCCTCAACAGTTTGCAAGCTATGGCACTCCATAATCTCCTCCTCTTCCTTCTCAACCCTCTCCAACCACCTCAAGCAGCCATGGTTCTTCCTCCATGGCATCCACAACATCTCCTCAAAGAACAACCAATCCTTTGCCTTTGACCCTTCCTCCAACACCTGGTTCCTCCTCCCAACCCCCCAACACCACCACCAATCCCAATACCAATCCAACACCTCCTTCATTGGCACCAGCTCCTTCTTCTTCATCACTGCCCCCAACTTCCTCTACACCCCAATTCTCCACCCTTCATGGCACCCCACCCCTCCCCTCCACTTCCCTAGAATCAACCCTCTATTGGGTGTCTTCCATGATGCTAAAGATCAAAACTTTGGCCACCACCCAAAATTCATTGTTGTTGGTGGGGTCAAGTTCATTGGGAACCTTGTTGACATAGAGGATCGTTTGGATGTTGAAATCTATGACCCTCTTGTGGGGTCTTGGGAGCTTGGCCctcctctccctcctgatttcAGATCAGGAAACTCCTCCTCTTCCCTCTCCAGTGCTCTCTTCAGAGGGAAATTCTATGTCTTTGGGATATACTCTTGCTTTGTTTCCTCCTTTGACCTGCATAAAAGGGTCTGGAGTGACGTTCACACCCTTAGGCCTCGTCATGAGGTTGTGTTCTCCTTCTTGGTGGCTTGTAGGGAGATGCTTGTGCTTGCTGGGGTGTGCAATTTCCCTCATGGGTCTTCCTCCTTTGTGCTGTGGAAGGTTGATGAGAGGACCATGTGGTTCACCCAGATTGATGTGATGCCACATGACTTGCTCTGTAGCCTTTTTGACGGGGATGAGGATGATAAATTTGCAAGCTTGAAGTGTGTGGGGTTGGGGGATTTGATTTATGTTTTCAATGAGGATTACCACAGGATGTACCCTGCTTGTGTGTGTGAGATTGATGGGGAGAGTGGGAGGTGTGTGTGGAGGAGAGTGCCCCAATTGCCATCACTGATGAGCAGGTTTCACAAAGTTGTTAGCTTCTGTTCAACTGTTTCACTGTATAGTATTCTCGGTGAACGTCAACTCCCTGGTCTTCAGTACTAG
- the LOC114423770 gene encoding uncharacterized protein LOC114423770 isoform X2: MNKKERVATTSIISLPKGKISVMKREEPSSRDVGSVNKADSGGQHVGNKVLPITEAPLSSSAERNDQCDSTETKDQTKGDKKKPMSRMKELLRWAASAKTEKGGKFNGRKVLMFRRRGTLKAVPDDDQGCTDSPKISFRWDVESCSTTSSVYSAISIASSSKNGQNQIATSTISIPPEHTTSHHNNTSRKKGNWITTDSEFVVLEL; this comes from the exons ATGAACAAGAAAGAAAGAGTAGCAACAACTTCAATAATCTCCCTCCCAAAAGGGAAGATATCAGTG ATGAAGAGAGAAGAACCATCATCCCGAGATGTAGGAAGTGTTAACAAGGCTGATTCAGGTGGCCAACATGTTGGAAACAAGGTTTTGCCTATAACTGAGGCACCATTGTCATCCTCAGCTGAAAGAAATGACCAATGTGATTCCACAGAAACTAAAGATCAAACCAAAGGGGACAAGAAAAAGCCAATGTCGAGAATGAAAGAGCTACTTAGATGGGCAGCTTCTGCCAAGACAGAGAAAGGAGGGAAATTCAATGGAAGAAAG GTTTTAATGTTCAGAAGGCGTGGAACCCTGAAAGCAGTTCCAGATGATGACCAAGGTTGCACTGACTCACCCAAGATCAGTTTCAGATGGGATGTGGAAAGTTGCTCCACCACTTCCTCTGTCTACTCTGCTATCTCAATAGCTTCCTCATCAAAAAATGGACAAAACCAAATTGCAACTTCCACTATATCTATCCCTCCTGAACACACCACTAGTCATCACAACAACACTAGTAGAAAAAAAGGAAACTGGATCACAACAGACTCTGAAT TTGTGGTGCTGGAACTATGA
- the LOC114423770 gene encoding uncharacterized protein LOC114423770 isoform X1, producing the protein MQILQWLFRRAHEQERKSSNNFNNLPPKREDISGKEVNLVKRDRSYKRTRNKWSNPGCKNFKIFTFLYRKDIPKAFFYSTLNLKRLGSFNRKQFLHFMKMKREEPSSRDVGSVNKADSGGQHVGNKVLPITEAPLSSSAERNDQCDSTETKDQTKGDKKKPMSRMKELLRWAASAKTEKGGKFNGRKVLMFRRRGTLKAVPDDDQGCTDSPKISFRWDVESCSTTSSVYSAISIASSSKNGQNQIATSTISIPPEHTTSHHNNTSRKKGNWITTDSEFVVLEL; encoded by the exons ATGCAG ATTCTTCAATGGCTCTTTAGAAGGGCACATGAACAAGAAAGAAAGAGTAGCAACAACTTCAATAATCTCCCTCCCAAAAGGGAAGATATCAGTG GGAAAGAGGTAAATCTGGTAAAGCGTGATAGATCATACAAAAGAACAAGAAACAAATGGAGCAATCCTGGTTGCAAGAACTTTAAGATATTCACTTTTCTATATAGAAAAGACATTCCAAAAGCTTTCTTTTACAGCACCCTCAACTTGAAGAGATTAGGGAGCTTTAAtagaaaacaatttttgcacTTCATGAAGATGAAGAGAGAAGAACCATCATCCCGAGATGTAGGAAGTGTTAACAAGGCTGATTCAGGTGGCCAACATGTTGGAAACAAGGTTTTGCCTATAACTGAGGCACCATTGTCATCCTCAGCTGAAAGAAATGACCAATGTGATTCCACAGAAACTAAAGATCAAACCAAAGGGGACAAGAAAAAGCCAATGTCGAGAATGAAAGAGCTACTTAGATGGGCAGCTTCTGCCAAGACAGAGAAAGGAGGGAAATTCAATGGAAGAAAG GTTTTAATGTTCAGAAGGCGTGGAACCCTGAAAGCAGTTCCAGATGATGACCAAGGTTGCACTGACTCACCCAAGATCAGTTTCAGATGGGATGTGGAAAGTTGCTCCACCACTTCCTCTGTCTACTCTGCTATCTCAATAGCTTCCTCATCAAAAAATGGACAAAACCAAATTGCAACTTCCACTATATCTATCCCTCCTGAACACACCACTAGTCATCACAACAACACTAGTAGAAAAAAAGGAAACTGGATCACAACAGACTCTGAAT TTGTGGTGCTGGAACTATGA
- the LOC114423772 gene encoding uncharacterized protein LOC114423772 isoform X2 yields MAGVKRRLCSDSDIHALHKELDEVSCPICMDHPHNAVLLLCSSHEKGCRSYICDTSYRHSNCLDRFKKMRDNFKENQNLPSSLVNTNNSGSRQGDAQDPNRLLDQHDEGILETADSENLQDRAVIEDLNADNSSESKLNLKCPLCRGAVLNWKVVEEARNYLNMKKRSCSRDSCSFVGDYLELRRHARRVHPTSRPSNIDPTRERAWRHFEDQREYGDIVSAIQSAVPGAVLVGDYVLENGDGIGRLPDERAEGNIGNANGPWLTTTILFQMMDSTVEIVREPRAHSSAWTRHRRSSERRRYLWGENLLGLHDNDIEDDLRIFRDAGEDASPVPRRRRRLTRTRSNEDQP; encoded by the exons ATGGCTGGTGTTAAGAGAAGATTATGTAGTGATTCAGATATCCATGCTCTTCACAAAGAATTGGATGAAGTTTCTTGTCCTATCTGCATGGACCATCCACATAATGCTGTTCTCCTCCTTTGCAGCTCTCATGAGAAGGGCTGCAGATCTTACATTTGTGATACAAGTTATAGACATTCAAATTGCCTGGaccgttttaaaaaaatgagggaCAATTTTAAGGAGAACCAAAATTTACCCAGTTCTTTAGTAAACACAAACAATTCTG GATCAAGACAGGGTGATGCCCAAGATCCAAATAGGCTTTTAGACCAACATGATGAAGGAATTTTAGAAACTGCTGATTCTGAGAACTTGCAGGACAGGGCTGTGATTGAGGATTTAAATGCAGATAATTCGTCTGAGTCAAAATTGAACTTGAAATGCCCTTTATGTAGAGGTGCAGTATTGAACTGGAAGGTGGTTGAAGAGGCTAGAAATTATCTGAACATGAAGAAGAGAAGTTGCTCAAGGGACTCGTGCTCATTCGTTGGTGATTATCTGGAATTGCGTAGGCACGCAAGGAGAGTTCATCCCACTTCTCGTCCCTCTAACATTGATCCTACAAGAGAAAGAGCTTGGCGACATTTTGAGGACCAAAGAGAATATGGTGATATTGTGAGTGCTATTCAGTCTGCCGTGCCTGGAGCTGTGCTAGTTGGGGACTATGTTCTTGAGAATGGAGACGGTATTGGTAGGTTACCAGACGAACGTGCTGAAGGCAACATTGGCAACGCCAATGGACCATGGTTAACCACCACTATCTTGTTTCAGATGATGGATAGCACCGTTGAAATTGTTAGGGAACCAAGAGCACATTCGAGTGCCTGGACAAGGCACCGTCGTTCATCTGAACGTCGGCGCTATCTGTGGGGTGAGAATTTATTGGGTCTTcatgataatgacattgaggaTGATCTGCGTATATTTAGGGATGCGGGTGAAGATGCATCTCCTGTGCCAAGGAGGCGTCGGCGTTTGACCCGGACAAGGTCCAATGAAGATCAACCTTGA
- the LOC114423772 gene encoding uncharacterized protein LOC114423772 isoform X1, whose product MAGVKRRLCSDSDIHALHKELDEVSCPICMDHPHNAVLLLCSSHEKGCRSYICDTSYRHSNCLDRFKKMRDNFKENQNLPSSLVNTNNSGNSFDINLTVQSDMHDVNELHQNEINALLSVGLAQGSRQGDAQDPNRLLDQHDEGILETADSENLQDRAVIEDLNADNSSESKLNLKCPLCRGAVLNWKVVEEARNYLNMKKRSCSRDSCSFVGDYLELRRHARRVHPTSRPSNIDPTRERAWRHFEDQREYGDIVSAIQSAVPGAVLVGDYVLENGDGIGRLPDERAEGNIGNANGPWLTTTILFQMMDSTVEIVREPRAHSSAWTRHRRSSERRRYLWGENLLGLHDNDIEDDLRIFRDAGEDASPVPRRRRRLTRTRSNEDQP is encoded by the coding sequence ATGGCTGGTGTTAAGAGAAGATTATGTAGTGATTCAGATATCCATGCTCTTCACAAAGAATTGGATGAAGTTTCTTGTCCTATCTGCATGGACCATCCACATAATGCTGTTCTCCTCCTTTGCAGCTCTCATGAGAAGGGCTGCAGATCTTACATTTGTGATACAAGTTATAGACATTCAAATTGCCTGGaccgttttaaaaaaatgagggaCAATTTTAAGGAGAACCAAAATTTACCCAGTTCTTTAGTAAACACAAACAATTCTGGTAATAGTTTTGATATTAACCTTACTGTGCAATCTGACATGCATGATGTTAATGAACTCcatcaaaatgaaattaatgCTCTATTGTCTGTTGGACTTGCACAAGGATCAAGACAGGGTGATGCCCAAGATCCAAATAGGCTTTTAGACCAACATGATGAAGGAATTTTAGAAACTGCTGATTCTGAGAACTTGCAGGACAGGGCTGTGATTGAGGATTTAAATGCAGATAATTCGTCTGAGTCAAAATTGAACTTGAAATGCCCTTTATGTAGAGGTGCAGTATTGAACTGGAAGGTGGTTGAAGAGGCTAGAAATTATCTGAACATGAAGAAGAGAAGTTGCTCAAGGGACTCGTGCTCATTCGTTGGTGATTATCTGGAATTGCGTAGGCACGCAAGGAGAGTTCATCCCACTTCTCGTCCCTCTAACATTGATCCTACAAGAGAAAGAGCTTGGCGACATTTTGAGGACCAAAGAGAATATGGTGATATTGTGAGTGCTATTCAGTCTGCCGTGCCTGGAGCTGTGCTAGTTGGGGACTATGTTCTTGAGAATGGAGACGGTATTGGTAGGTTACCAGACGAACGTGCTGAAGGCAACATTGGCAACGCCAATGGACCATGGTTAACCACCACTATCTTGTTTCAGATGATGGATAGCACCGTTGAAATTGTTAGGGAACCAAGAGCACATTCGAGTGCCTGGACAAGGCACCGTCGTTCATCTGAACGTCGGCGCTATCTGTGGGGTGAGAATTTATTGGGTCTTcatgataatgacattgaggaTGATCTGCGTATATTTAGGGATGCGGGTGAAGATGCATCTCCTGTGCCAAGGAGGCGTCGGCGTTTGACCCGGACAAGGTCCAATGAAGATCAACCTTGA